The Panthera tigris isolate Pti1 chromosome E3, P.tigris_Pti1_mat1.1, whole genome shotgun sequence genome segment CATCTGGGCTGGCGACAGAAGTTGGATTTCGGAGGGAGTTGGCAGTTGAAGGATGTGTGGTTGCCCCCAGAGGTGGGGGTTATGCAGAGTAAGAAAAAAGAGGACCCTGAGGGCAGAGTCCTGAAGAGTGTCTCCATGTAAGGAGTTGGTGGAGGAGGAGACGGGGGTCATGAAAAGGAACtgacagcaaatatttattgagtgtcttgTTCGTGCCCGGTCCACCAGGTCTGAGGGATAGTCATTTCTCCAGGGCTGCTGCTTCAAATGTTCATGACCAAGACCAGAAGCACAAGAGAGCTGAGAACAATCCACTGTTCTTATCCTCAGGGAGCTGGCTTCCTAGTGCCTTTGGGACACTTGAGGTCTCCCAATTGGGCTTTGGTGTTAGAAGCAGCTTGAAGTAGCAGAAAAACCCTGGGTTAATCTGGTGTCAACCTAATAGTTAGCTTAGATAGGAAGCAAGTTGCTTTCTTCCTCCCCATGTGTCAAATGGGAGCCTTGGACAAGATGCTCTGTAAGGGCCCTACCTGCCCGTACAGTGGTTTCCTGCTTCTTCCCAAATGGCACTTGATTGAGAATTTCATCCTGAGCCAATACCCTCTCATCCCCCTGGGCAGCACCCCATGGTCCCAACggattttttccttcctcaagaAAGAACGTGGAAGCCTACAGACCTTTGAATTGCCCCTTGAAATATAGGTCATTGTAGGTGATCGAAAtgttgagtggggggatgggtgagtggatggagagGGTAGgcaaatggatgaatggataaatggttAGGTAAATTCACTGAATGTTCATTGGACACTTTCTATGTGCCAGCAGTGCCATAGAGGCTGGAGGCTAGAAGTGAGCAAGATAGAGTCCCTGCTTTTGAGAAGTTTAAATGGGGGTGGAGTGATTAGGTGGAAGAGAGGTGAGTGAGTAGATGGATGAATGAGGGATAGGTGGATGGGCAGACAGATGAGCAGAAAGATTGATGAAGAATGATGGGTTGATATGTGGATAAAtacgtggatggatggatggatggatggatggtgggtgggtggatggatggatggtggatggatggatgcatggatggtgggtgggtggatggatggatggtggatggatggatggatggtggatggatggatggatggatggtgggtggatggatggatggtggatggatggatggatggatggtggatggatggatggatggtgggtgggtgggtgggtggatggatggtggatggatggatggatggatggtgggtgggtggatggatggatgagtgggtaaaTAGGGAATAGTGGATGCATAAATAGGTGAGTGGGGTACATGGGTTAGATGGATAGGTGAAGGATAGAAGGATAAGAAGACATGAGCCTTGGGTCCAAAGAATCAGAAGGATTCTTAACATCTGAAGGATGACCCCAACCCTCTTCGGTGCTGCTCTTGGCCTCTCAAGTCCTCCCCTGTTCTGTCCTTCTAGAACGTGCATCAGAGCTCCTCTTTCACGAGTCATTAACACTTCACTTTGCTGGGACTTCTGGTCATGAGCAACATACCCCTGGAAGCTTCCTAGGTGTTCAGGAACCATCACACACCTCTCCCCCTCAACTGGcaagaacatcaccagaaatcaAAGGCTTTAATAAAAAGACAGaggtccttccctcctcccaacccAGGTCATGCTCTGGAGTGACTTCTCTGGGGTGGGGATATGAGAGGGTGGCCctatctcccttccttccttccttccttccttccttccttccttccttccttccttccttcctttgtctcctcccccctcctcctgctcctttttttgttttgccagATGTGTGGGCATATTGGTGGACAGGAATATTCCGTATTATTGGAATGGCTTTAATATAGGCAGTTAACAAACTGTTCAATCAGTCAACCTGTTGGCAGAGATGAGTTCATGGATCCAAACCCAGCCTCCTAGCCAAACTCTCCAACAGCTTAAGGTCTAGGCCTCTGGCATCTGAGAAGATACACCCTTGCTTCTGGCATCTGAGGAGCTTCTCTGCCACTAATGGCAGTGCTGAGGCCTCCCCTCCAAGCTCTGGGGCCTCATGCCTGGGGGAACAGGTCACACCCATTATAGCCAGCTTTGTAGAGTTTGCATTTAAATCTGGGAGGGGGGGGttggggtgcgcctgggtggctcagttggttccgcatctgactcttggtttcagctcaggtcatggtctcacggtttcatgagatcgagccctatgtcaggctctgcactgccagcgtggagtctgcttgcgattctctctctctctctctctctctctctctctctctctgcccctctcccactcgtgctgtctctgtatctctaaataaaataaaattaaataaataaataaataaataaatagaaacttaaacaaaataaatctggTCCGGCCACTTATTGGAGCCTCATGAGGAAGTCCATTcatatctctgagcctcagttttcttgtgaGAAAAATGGGAATAGTTGTCCCTGTCTCACAGGGTCCTCGTAGGGGTTAAAAACATAATGCATAGaaagtgcttagcataatgcctggcacagaataaacGCCCAGAAATGCAGGCTGTTATTACTAGTAAGATCAGCTTGCATCATGTTCTCCTAAATTCAACCTCCTTTTGAGTATTTCAGTGTCCTTTCGAGTGTCCTAAgagtgtttatatttaaatataaaaatctgaatTAAGTGAAATTCAATTAATTCGGAGATTCTTTAGACAAATGGGCTACAAATTCCTTATAATGTTCAAAAGTGGATATGCCGGAAAAGGAAGCCCACAGGGTAAAAAACAAGCTCATTCTTTGTGAAATGCTACAAATTTGACCCTTCCTTAGTAGATGTGTAAGAGCAGATGAGGGGACAAAAGAATGGTATACTTGGATGGATACAAAAGTTCTCAAAAGGAGCTTGCATTTTAGGTACACTGGttatgaaacaaatggaaagctgTTTGCCTCCTGCCTACTGTCCGCCATCTCCTGACTAGGTGCTTCTATACGAGCCTAGAAGCACCAAGCCCTGGAGGAGAgacagctgaggcccagagggggctCAGCTTCCACAGAGGGTGAGACGAAAGCCACGCTTTTTGACCCCTAGCCAGCCCCCCTTGACATTGCCCTGTGCCCAGTCTTGGAATGCCatcttttttccaaattgttCCCCTTTCCCCAGGCCTCTCTCCAGATGGGCCACCGTCACTGTGTCCAGCACTCTGTGACCCACCTTCCCACGCCCCACCAGCCCAGTTACAAATGGTGGTTTTCTGTTTAttgctcaaaaacaaaaatccataagCAAAGGCGGGGAGATTGTGGGCTGGGAGACGGCATGAAGTGGGTAGGGGCCTTGTCCCTGTTTTCCTCCTACATCTCTCTTCCTGTGACTCTCCAGAGCCCAGGGGTTAGGCCTGGGGCCAGAGCGTCTGGGAAGAGGCTTCATGGCCAAGGGAATGCAGAGCTCTCAGGCAGTCCTTTggcagggggcggtgggggggggggttgccctGGGCTGGAGGGGTCCCAGGAGTTGCGGGGGGCCGAGTTCCCCTCCCAGGGTCCAAAAGCCAGtagggccagaggggaggggcaggcccctTGTTTGGCAACTGAGAAGAGGAGGCTTGGGCGGCAGGATGCTGGTTTATTTACTGTAGGGTCCCCAAGGGCCATCAAAGCCCCCTCGTGGGACCAGGAGACTATTTACACATCAGGGAGAAAGGGAGCCAGAGGCAAGGTCCTGTACTCCTCCCTgcccaggagggagaggggaagggcgTCCTGGGTCCTGCGGCCTTAGTCTTGGGGTTCAGATGGAAACTTCATACTCCCGTGTATCCTGGAGACAGAGAGGTGGGATCAGTTGCTGGagtgggagggggatggaggagggaacAAAGTGAGAGGAGGCACCCACAAGGAAGGGGAGAGACcgtgggctttttaaaaataacatggatCGCGAGGTTTGGGACCCAGGGGGTGGGAACAGCCAGGGGATGTTCGGTTTATCTTATAGTATCTTAAAATCACATACAAAATCAGAGTTTCTGGATTGTCTCGACCAACTGGAAGATCTGGCAACTGCGCCCGAGTCTCCACTACGGACCCGATGGGGTGCAAGGTCTCCATTTAGCCACAGTCCTCACCACCCTCTATTGTTCACACCTGACTTGCTTTGTTCATTGGCGTGGCCTTGGTAGGCAGATGAGGTTGAAATTCCCCAGACAGGTATTACAGAGACTTTGAGAGAAGGTTATGGAGTCCTGGGGGAGCTGAGAGGTGTGGCGCTccggggggcaggggaagggctcACCCCAGCTTCGTACAGTGGATTGCTGAAGTCTGACTCCACAGTGATGGGGCTGTAGGAATGGGAGCCCGAGAAGCCGAAGAGGGATTTTCCCTGTAGCCTGGGAAAGGGAGGAGATAGAGGGGCTTATCGAGAGGTGAGCCCCCAACCCCCCCTCACCCAGGCGTCTGTGCCAGGCAGGCAGGACGTCTGCCCTGGCTCGAAGCTTCCCGAGTAGGGTACTTACTTGGTGTAGTATATGTAGACGCCGCTGCCGAGGACAATGACCAAACCCAGGGGCAGCAGGATAGCCAAAGCCAGGTTCCCGCCCTCCAGCTGACGCGACGGATCTGTGGTCTGGGtcactggggagaggagaggccagtgagctggggctgggcccagccctgggctctcccagcctcctgccctgGGCCTCGAACCCTGGGCCTCACCCCTCCGGGGCCTGGCCTCCTGCCCCCGGCCTCTGCCTTGCCCCCCCGACTCGGCCAGGCCTGGTTCTCCACCTGTGCCCTCACTGACCTTCCAGTTTTCGGTTGTCCAGGAGCTCCTCATAGGCCACtgcggggagaggagggggaggggacggggtctgagccagggaggggaggaggctgggtaGAGGCCGGGAGCCCAGGGGGGCTGGGCTGGACAGCCTgggtctctctgccctctgctcacCCTAAACTTTATCCTTCCCTTGGCGGGGGCGTGGCAGGAGTAGTCAGGGCAGggccttcttcctccttctccagacCCCTAAAAGTTCAGCCTTCTGGGGCAGTCTAAATGAATCGGGTCTGTGGAATTTGTCAAAAGTAGGGAAGTGGAGACTGCTCCAGAGGGCACGGGACTTCCAAGCCAAAGCCCCCTCTGCTCCATCATCCTTCAGGACAATTCTGTAATACCCGTGAGGATCAGAGCCCTCCGTAGGTGAAGGGGGAGCTCGGCAGGGTTAACCGCTGGTCTCAAATTCGCTTCCTGACTTTCCCAGCCCTGTCACTCCCCAGACACTGCTGCGCCCCCTCCGGCCCTGTCTGCCCAGGCACCTTTGCAGAGTGGGGGCTGGCTGGTCCACTGGGAGGGGTGGCCGGGCACACAGGTGATGGTGACCTCGCCGATGAGCTCAAAGCCCTCGTAGCAGAAGAAGCGCAGAGACTCGCCCGCCTGGTAGTGATGTTTATACAACGTCTGATAGCCATTCTCTGGCACCCCTGGGTTCAGGCACGGCTCATACTTCACTGCAGGGCACATGTCAGTCACAGGCCAGCTCGCTGCTGAGCaggccacccagccacccttccCAGGGTGTCCCCAGACTCACAGGCACACTTGGGGACCCGGTCGCTCCACTTGGGTGTGCCTGTGTCCCGGCTGTAGCAGGTGAGTACGGCCGCCCCCTCCAGGCTGTACCCGGGCAGACAGCGGTACTGGACGTGGGAGCCGACAGGGAAGCCAGCGTCCGAGGTGGTACGGTGCCCATTGGTGATCTCACCAGGGTCGGCACAGGTCATGACTGTTGGCAGGAGGGCAAGGTCAGGGGGAACTCGGCCCTTAAAGGATCTCCCAGAAAGCTTAGGGCTGAGCCGTGGGCCGTCTTCCCTCTAGGcaagcccccctctccccctatTTCCTCTGAATGAAGAGATCAGAAGTTGGAAAACCCTAAACCCCCATGCATTTTAGGTTTCAGGCTTCTTCCAGAAAAGAGTGGTGGAGGCAACCCAGGCCCTCACCCTAGGGTGAAATTTGAAATATGGTGGCCCCTGTACCAGAGCAGTCCAGCTACATCCCAGCACTGCCAGCCCTGCATGGTGGATCTTGGGCGGGACAGCAGCTGctctctttaattttatttttgagagagagagggagggagagagacagggggggcagggaaaggggggagagagggggagcatgagccggggaggagcaggcagagagagagacgaacagagggtccaaagcaggctctgtgctgacagcagagaacccagtgtggggctcaaactcacaaactgtgagatcatgacctgagccaaagtcggacgcttaaccgactgagccacccaggtggcccagtagCTGTCCTCTTTAGAGCCCTCCTGCTCAGCTCATCACTGTCTTTCCCAGCCCCTAGTGTGCTCCTACAGCCCGCCCTGCAGGTGCTTACTTACTTGCAAGAAGTAACAATCATAGCCATTTCTTGTACTTAGACCTGCACAAGGCACCCTGTTAAATGTTTTACATCCACGGTATCCTACACCCTGATGGTCCCGAAAGGCCAACGTGTCTCCTAGGGCTCAAGGCGGTCAAATAACTGGTCCACGGCCACTCAGCCAGGTCACAGCCCCATAACACTGGGCTGAGATTCGGAGACTTGAGTCTCAGCTCAGCTTCAGGCTCAATGTGCTGCCAGGCCCTTGGCCAGGCCCTATCCCCTGTCCCCTATCCCCTCTGGGTCCTGCCTCCgtcccttcctgtctctgtccctgtcctgtcctgtctgGGTTTCAGACTGGACATCCTGTGAATCCTTCCAGAGATGGGGAGCTGCGTCCTCCAGAACGTTTTCCTTGTGCGCAGCCCAAATCTGCCTTCCTGAGCTTAACCTCATCGGGCCCACCGTTGCCCCCAAGGACCAGGTAGAAGACCTCCCATCCCACGTCCTCGCGGCCGGCTTCCccaaatttgaagaaaatgacaGCAACCACCCCTTTCTGCTATTCTAAGAGATAAACACTCCCAGCTCCTttcaatgtcacctcctctgcgAAATCTCCTGTCCCATCCCTGGAACAACgaccccccttcccttcccttcttcataTTTATAGCAGCTACTACTTACTGCTGCTGACACGCGCGCTGTGTGAACTTGATTTGCTCTTCACAGCCCCTTTTCCTATCTCACCGATGAGGCagccaaggctcagagatgttaagcaCTTTGCCCCAAATCATCCCGCAGTTACCACTGTGCAATATTCTGAGATGTTTAAGCGTCTGTCCCCCTTCTGGACTGTGAGCTCCGCCAGGGTCGGGAGGGACCCCAGACCCTCTGCATAACCCTAACCCCGCATGGGGCTTCAAAGCCTGCATTGAAATAAACCGAATTCTCTGACCAGCCTCGGCCCTAGTACAGTGACTCCCCGTAAGGTCAAAGGTTAGGGACTGAGAGACTGGAGCAGGGTCTAGAACGAAAAGAGCGAGCGGGAGCTGAGAGCTGACCCGGAAGGCCGGGAGGGGTGGAACTCGGCCTCAGCAGAGGCGGGGCCAGTAGGCTGTGGGGCGGGGCCGCGAAAAGGTGAAGCTGGACCCAGGGCACGCGGGGTCAGAGCCCAGAACAGTGCACTTGAGGGATGCCGCCCGGAGATGAGAGTGGGTCCAGAGGGGACAGTTTTGGGACACCGAGGATCGGAGGAATGGACCCCAAAGGGAAAGGGGGACGGGGCCTGAGCAAGATCTGGGCAGAATCCAGAACGAAGGGATGAAACGTGGCCGGGATAGGGGAGGGGACACAAAGGGACCGAAGCGGGACGCAGAGGGGTCTGGCGGCGCCCAAGCTGAGCCGCGAAACCCagatggggaggggcggggccatGAGAGATGTGGGCGGGGCCCGAGCTCACTCTTTTGGCAGGCGGGCGGCGCTGCGCTCCAGGACAGGTCCCACTGGCAGGTGAGAATGTCGGAGCCGAGGAGCTCGTAGCCAGGCTCGCACTGGTAAGTAAGCACGGTGCCCCGGATCAGGTCCCCGTGGGAGGCCGTCCTCCAGCCCCACTCCGGGGGTGGCAGCTCGGGGCACGTGTCGTTCCTCGGGACCTCtgcaggggaaagacagagagttTGGATGCTACCCTGCGAATGACTCGGGGAGCCCTTCCAGCCTCGGGGACCTCGCGCTCCTCCCGCGATCTCTGGCCTACCGGACCCCTGCCCATTTCAGGACCTTAGACCTCGGTACCTTTGAAGTGCAACACGAAACCCTGCCCCAGGCCCGGGTTTGGGGGCCCTGGCGGTGCCTGGAACTGCAGCGTGAGGTCGGGCCCAGAGGAGAGGAGGCGGCGGCGCGGTTGGGGTCCCCGCAGCTGGGCCAGGACTCGGGCGCTGGGACCGTCCCCGTCGAACAGTGTCAGCATGTCCCCTTCGCGCACATTCAGGCTGCGGGGAGTGGGACCAGATAAGGGGGCTGGGTTATGATCGGCCCCTCCTATCCGGTTCTGCCCAATCCCTAACTCAGTTCATTAGTAACCCTACCTACTCTCCAGCCCTGCCCACATTCTTCCATCCAAGGCCCGGCCCCGCCTTTTGACCAATTTTGGGCTTCTCTGTGCTAACCACTCCAGGTTCCACCTGTTCTGTGGCTCTTCCCAGTTCCTGCTTCCCCATTCCCAGTCCAACTCCTTGCGACCTCGCACTCACTGGTCCCTCTTCCATCACGCGGTGAGCCACAGTCTCGCACAAGCCCCGCCCTGACCAATCACAGGCCATGTTCATTTACCACCAGCCCAACTCCAGGCCCCACCTGAGTATCTGCAGGCCCGCTTCTGGTTCGTCACGTGACCACCTCACACCAAATCAGCTCACTGGATtctccccacacccacacccccctTGGGTGCTGGTGGTGATACAATAGCTTGGGCCTGGGCCCCTGGAAGTTACTCCAGGGGCGGCCTCAGAAACAGCCAAAGAGTGGGAGACTCCAGGCCAGAGCCCCCTGTTCACtatacctccccccccccccggccgcaGAAGACTGCATTAGCCCATTTCCTTGTCCAAAATCGCCTGGCTAATAATTTGTACCTAGGTCTACCCGACAACGCACTCCCCCATCCTGAACCCTTAGTTGCCTCTTTCATTAGGTCGTATATTCACCAAATCTCGTGTAGACGTGCAAGCCGGCCAGGCTCAGAATGCAGGCTAGGCTGTTGTCATACCACACTTCACCGACCCACGCCCGCCGCACCCCTGCAGCACCCAAACGTACATCTCCACTTGGAGCAAGATGCGCTTCTCCTCTTGGACATGTAGGCCCCACACGCAGTCCTGGCCGGGGCTATAGCTCTGGGGCCAGTCAGGAGAGAGGACCACACCAGCTGCCTCTGACAGCTCCCCTCCACACATGGCTAGGGTGGAAGGGGGGGGAGTCAGATTCAGAACCCAGGTGGGAGGGCGGTCTCCAGTTCACCACAGACCTCACCTCGCCCAACTGCATGCACTAGACCACCTCACAGGTTTCCTGTTACCTATTAAGACACCTGTTTCTCGATGTACCCAGTCCTGTTGTACCCAATCCCCAGCCCTGCTCTCAATTAGCCCTGCCCATGCTCCAGCCTATGcattacccgcccccccccaacccataaCTTAGTTCTATTTCTAGCTCTTCAAGACATTTGGGTTGTGACCCCTAAGTTTTGTAACAAACCCACCAGTTATTTAGTTAAGAAAACTATTTCTGAAAGGGACAGGGATTTGCCCAAGGCCTGGGTTTATTAGGTTTGGAGAGGCAAGTCTCCTCCCTGAATGGCCTTCCTAAGATTCCCAGCCCAGGGGGAGTCTGTAGACTGAAGGACCTCCTGGCGATGTCGAGGGCTCACCCTTGCAGGCTGGCTCTGTGTCGTTCCAGTGGGGCTCTGTGGGATCCACACATTCGATGGCATTGGGGGGGCCCGGGGGCTCTAGGGCATATCCTGGGAGGCACGAGAAGGTGGCCAGTGCCCCTGGGCGGTACTCAGGGTCCGTGGTGGTGACATTGCCATGTGCCAAGAAGGGGGCAAAACAGCGATCTTCTTCAAAGGCTAGAGAGGAGTCAGTCACAGAAATTAAGCATTAAGATAGGTCTCAGGGGTCTCAGACTGGGGGGACTTAGGCTGAATTCAAGTGTCGTTTGGCCATTCCGTGGTCTGTTTACAATGGAATGCTTAGGGCTTAACTTTCACTCTCCAGACTCCTCCAAACCCTAACACTTCTCATTTACACATTTCTGTTACCTTCCTGGCCTCTGGAGGAAAACTGCTAGGCTAGTCAAATCCCAgctcccattctacagatgaggaaactgaggtccaaggACAAAAAGTCACTTGCCCAGTGTCATACACAGGGCAGTGGCAGAATCAGGTCTCAGACTCACATGGCTTGATTCCCAGCTAGAGACACTTGGTTTTAGAAactgcagaggagggagaggaaagggtgCCTTTGGAGAACTGGCTCATGTAAGTGTGttctcccctcaaaaataacAGATTCTGATTACCCCTGATCATCCATGCTGTGGCTAGAATCCAAAAGTGCAGTGAATGCAGAAGCTACTCAATTTTGATTTTGGACTAAgtcagcaaaaataaacatttggagaGCATTTTAGTTTTGGCCCACGTGATCATATCTTAGCTGCAAAACTATACGTGAAGAGGAATCTGAAGCTCATGGAACAGCAATGACCCACAACTAGGGAGGCAGGCCTTAAACCTGGAactcttttcacattttcaaagacaaaatgcaaattattttttagatcCACTGTTGTAGTTTACTGTTATTTAACCCGATGAGGTTAAGTGTCATGTCCAAATCCTATGCACCCATCAGGGCCCAGTGCCAATTCCATTTCTCCCTTGATTCATACCAGAGACCAGCCCCTCCCATCTCTgagcatttcattttctttatctctctcctgCTACTGTTTGCACAAATCCTCTGCTCCAGTCACACTGAAATTTCCTGTTTCCCAAACATACCAGGCCTTTCTATGACTCTTTACTATTGCTCACACTGTTCCTTTCACCTGAGATGCTCATCCCTAATCTccctctcttatttatttatttttttaagtttatttatttattttgagagagaatgagtgggggagaggcagagtaagggagagagagaatcccaagcaggttccacactgtcagcacagaaccccactcaatgctccaactcacgaaccatgagatcatgaccagagtggaaaccaagtcagacccttaaccgactgagccacccaggtgcccctaatctccCACTTTTAAAATCCTCTCTATCCCAGAGCCTGGCCAGTAGGTAGAGTATGAGACTCTCAAAATTCTCTCTATCCTGTAAAGGTGTTCAAACACCTCTTCTCCCATTGTCAGCTGACCTCCTTGTTTCTACCTGTCCAGCATCCGGTCC includes the following:
- the SEZ6L2 gene encoding seizure 6-like protein 2 isoform X7 codes for the protein MGTPRVQHPPPPQLLFLILLSCPWIQGLPLKEEEVLPEPGSEAPTVASEALAELLHGALLRRGPEMGYLPGPPLGPEGGEEETTTTIITTTTVTTTVTSPVLCNNNISEGEGHVESPDLGSAASRTVGLLDCTYSIHVYPGYGIEIQVQTLNLSREEELLVLAGGGSPGLAPRLLANSSMLGEGQVLRSPTNRLLLHFQSPRVPRGGGFRIHYQAYLLSCGFPPRPTHGDVSVTDLHPGGTATFHCDSGYQLQGEETLICLNGTRPAWSGEPPSCMASCGGTIHNATLGRIVSPEPGGVAGPNLTCRWVIEAAEGRRLHLHFERVSLDEDNDRLMVRSGGSPLSPVIYDSDMDDVPERGLISDAQSLYVELLSETPANPLLLSLRFEAFEEDRCFAPFLAHGNVTTTDPEYRPGALATFSCLPGYALEPPGPPNAIECVDPTEPHWNDTEPACKAMCGGELSEAAGVVLSPDWPQSYSPGQDCVWGLHVQEEKRILLQVEILNVREGDMLTLFDGDGPSARVLAQLRGPQPRRRLLSSGPDLTLQFQAPPGPPNPGLGQGFVLHFKEVPRNDTCPELPPPEWGWRTASHGDLIRGTVLTYQCEPGYELLGSDILTCQWDLSWSAAPPACQKIMTCADPGEITNGHRTTSDAGFPVGSHVQYRCLPGYSLEGAAVLTCYSRDTGTPKWSDRVPKCALKYEPCLNPGVPENGYQTLYKHHYQAGESLRFFCYEGFELIGEVTITCVPGHPSQWTSQPPLCKVTQTTDPSRQLEGGNLALAILLPLGLVIVLGSGVYIYYTKLQGKSLFGFSGSHSYSPITVESDFSNPLYEAGDTREYEVSI
- the SEZ6L2 gene encoding seizure 6-like protein 2 isoform X4; the encoded protein is MGTPRVQHPPPPQLLFLILLSCPWIQGLPLKEEEVLPEPGSEAPTVASEALAELLHGALLRRGPEMGYLPGPPLGPEGGEEETTTTIITTTTVTTTVTSPVLCNNNISEGEGHVESPDLGSAASRTVGLLDCTYSIHVYPGYGIEIQVQTLNLSREEELLVLAGGGSPGLAPRLLANSSMLGEGQVLRSPTNRLLLHFQSPRVPRGGGFRIHYQAYLLSCGFPPRPTHGDVSVTDLHPGGTATFHCDSGYQLQGEETLICLNGTRPAWSGEPPSCMASCGGTIHNATLGRIVSPEPGGVAGPNLTCRWVIEAAEGRRLHLHFERVSLDEDNDRLMVRSGGSPLSPVIYDSDMDDVPERGLISDAQSLYVELLSETPANPLLLSLRFEAFEEDRCFAPFLAHGNVTTTDPEYRPGALATFSCLPGYALEPPGPPNAIECVDPTEPHWNDTEPACKAMCGGELSEAAGVVLSPDWPQSYSPGQDCVWGLHVQEEKRILLQVEILNVREGDMLTLFDGDGPSARVLAQLRGPQPRRRLLSSGPDLTLQFQAPPGPPNPGLGQGFVLHFKEVPRNDTCPELPPPEWGWRTASHGDLIRGTVLTYQCEPGYELLGSDILTCQWDLSWSAAPPACQKIMTCADPGEITNGHRTTSDAGFPVGSHVQYRCLPGYSLEGAAVLTCYSRDTGTPKWSDRVPKCALKYEPCLNPGVPENGYQTLYKHHYQAGESLRFFCYEGFELIGEVTITCVPGHPSQWTSQPPLCKVAYEELLDNRKLEVTQTTDPSRQLEGGNLALAILLPLGLVIVLGSGVYIYYTKLQGKSLFGFSGSHSYSPITVESDFSNPLYEAGDTREYEVSI
- the SEZ6L2 gene encoding seizure 6-like protein 2 isoform X3 — encoded protein: MGTPRVQHPPPPQLLFLILLSCPWIQGSDPDPTLATPPAGQTLAAPSLPRATEPGTGPLTTAVTSKGGRGAGPTAPELLTPPPGTTAPPLPGPASPGPPLGPEGGEEETTTTIITTTTVTTTVTSPVLCNNNISEGEGHVESPDLGSAASRTVGLLDCTYSIHVYPGYGIEIQVQTLNLSREEELLVLAGGGSPGLAPRLLANSSMLGEGQVLRSPTNRLLLHFQSPRVPRGGGFRIHYQAYLLSCGFPPRPTHGDVSVTDLHPGGTATFHCDSGYQLQGEETLICLNGTRPAWSGEPPSCMASCGGTIHNATLGRIVSPEPGGVAGPNLTCRWVIEAAEGRRLHLHFERVSLDEDNDRLMVRSGGSPLSPVIYDSDMDDVPERGLISDAQSLYVELLSETPANPLLLSLRFEAFEEDRCFAPFLAHGNVTTTDPEYRPGALATFSCLPGYALEPPGPPNAIECVDPTEPHWNDTEPACKAMCGGELSEAAGVVLSPDWPQSYSPGQDCVWGLHVQEEKRILLQVEILNVREGDMLTLFDGDGPSARVLAQLRGPQPRRRLLSSGPDLTLQFQAPPGPPNPGLGQGFVLHFKEVPRNDTCPELPPPEWGWRTASHGDLIRGTVLTYQCEPGYELLGSDILTCQWDLSWSAAPPACQKIMTCADPGEITNGHRTTSDAGFPVGSHVQYRCLPGYSLEGAAVLTCYSRDTGTPKWSDRVPKCALKYEPCLNPGVPENGYQTLYKHHYQAGESLRFFCYEGFELIGEVTITCVPGHPSQWTSQPPLCKVAYEELLDNRKLEVTQTTDPSRQLEGGNLALAILLPLGLVIVLGSGVYIYYTKLQGKSLFGFSGSHSYSPITVESDFSNPLYEAGDTREYEVSI
- the SEZ6L2 gene encoding seizure 6-like protein 2 isoform X1; amino-acid sequence: MGTPRVQHPPPPQLLFLILLSCPWIQGLPLKEEEVLPEPGSEAPTVASEALAELLHGALLRRGPEMGYLPGSDPDPTLATPPAGQTLAAPSLPRATEPGTGPLTTAVTSKGGRGAGPTAPELLTPPPGTTAPPLPGPASPGPPLGPEGGEEETTTTIITTTTVTTTVTSPVLCNNNISEGEGHVESPDLGSAASRTVGLLDCTYSIHVYPGYGIEIQVQTLNLSREEELLVLAGGGSPGLAPRLLANSSMLGEGQVLRSPTNRLLLHFQSPRVPRGGGFRIHYQAYLLSCGFPPRPTHGDVSVTDLHPGGTATFHCDSGYQLQGEETLICLNGTRPAWSGEPPSCMASCGGTIHNATLGRIVSPEPGGVAGPNLTCRWVIEAAEGRRLHLHFERVSLDEDNDRLMVRSGGSPLSPVIYDSDMDDVPERGLISDAQSLYVELLSETPANPLLLSLRFEAFEEDRCFAPFLAHGNVTTTDPEYRPGALATFSCLPGYALEPPGPPNAIECVDPTEPHWNDTEPACKAMCGGELSEAAGVVLSPDWPQSYSPGQDCVWGLHVQEEKRILLQVEILNVREGDMLTLFDGDGPSARVLAQLRGPQPRRRLLSSGPDLTLQFQAPPGPPNPGLGQGFVLHFKEVPRNDTCPELPPPEWGWRTASHGDLIRGTVLTYQCEPGYELLGSDILTCQWDLSWSAAPPACQKIMTCADPGEITNGHRTTSDAGFPVGSHVQYRCLPGYSLEGAAVLTCYSRDTGTPKWSDRVPKCALKYEPCLNPGVPENGYQTLYKHHYQAGESLRFFCYEGFELIGEVTITCVPGHPSQWTSQPPLCKVAYEELLDNRKLEVTQTTDPSRQLEGGNLALAILLPLGLVIVLGSGVYIYYTKLQGKSLFGFSGSHSYSPITVESDFSNPLYEAGDTREYEVSI